A stretch of the Bradyrhizobium sp. CCBAU 53351 genome encodes the following:
- a CDS encoding SDR family NAD(P)-dependent oxidoreductase, with translation MTEKPIAIVTGVGPGTGAAIVKCFSAGGFRIIALARSAGLIDRLAQELPDVHAMTCDVSDESQVRTVVTDVKRRFGPADVLIHNAVGGGWGNFREIDPKMLRGNFEVNVMGLLYLAREVAPHMIDRGRGAILVTGNTSSIRGKANFAGFAPTKAAQRILAESIARDLGPLGVHVSYVLIDAVIDTPRMRARMSDKPDEFFIKPAAIADELLHLYGQDRSAWSFLTELRPFNENW, from the coding sequence ATGACCGAGAAGCCAATCGCGATCGTGACCGGGGTGGGCCCGGGCACGGGAGCTGCCATCGTCAAGTGCTTCTCTGCCGGTGGTTTCCGTATCATCGCGCTTGCCCGCTCTGCAGGGCTCATCGATCGGCTTGCGCAAGAGCTTCCCGACGTGCACGCGATGACCTGCGACGTATCGGACGAAAGCCAGGTGCGGACTGTGGTCACAGACGTAAAGCGGCGTTTTGGCCCGGCTGACGTTCTCATCCACAACGCGGTCGGCGGGGGCTGGGGGAATTTTCGCGAGATCGATCCGAAGATGCTGAGGGGCAACTTCGAAGTCAATGTGATGGGCCTATTGTACTTGGCCCGGGAAGTGGCGCCTCACATGATCGATCGCGGCAGAGGTGCAATCCTTGTGACCGGAAACACGTCTTCGATCCGAGGCAAAGCCAATTTCGCCGGCTTCGCGCCGACCAAGGCGGCACAGCGCATTTTGGCCGAGTCGATCGCACGTGACTTGGGACCTCTCGGTGTGCACGTCTCCTACGTTCTCATCGACGCCGTTATCGATACGCCCCGGATGCGTGCGCGGATGAGCGACAAACCGGATGAATTCTTCATCAAGCCGGCGGCGATCGCCGACGAATTGTTGCATCTCTACGGTCAGGACCGCTCGGCCTGGTCGTTTCTCACGGAACTGCGGCCATTCAACGAAAATTGGTGA
- a CDS encoding enoyl-CoA hydratase-related protein: MTDGSILVDTGTDELLCAIRDRVAVITLNRPEARNSLSDHLTPALRRMIKRNGDDPQVGALLITGAGTAFCSGGDVKGMGGNSAPPAMSVSDKVARLRERQRTLTGVLVSVRKPTIAALPGPAAGAGLAIALACDLRIAAESAIMTTGYARIALTGDYGISWLLTRLAGTARARELMFLSERITARRCEELGLINRVVPDSELQSAAFEMARGLANGPASAYASMKDNLDLALSADFLTSLDQEAERMVLAAGTAQHTEAVRAFIEKRPPTYR; this comes from the coding sequence ATGACTGATGGATCCATCTTGGTTGACACGGGGACGGACGAATTGCTGTGCGCGATCAGGGATCGCGTCGCGGTGATTACCTTGAACCGACCCGAAGCCCGAAATTCGTTATCCGATCATCTTACGCCGGCGTTGCGCCGGATGATCAAACGGAATGGAGATGATCCTCAGGTCGGAGCCCTCCTGATTACCGGTGCAGGCACTGCGTTCTGTTCGGGCGGCGACGTCAAGGGGATGGGCGGCAACTCTGCCCCGCCGGCCATGTCAGTCAGCGACAAGGTTGCGCGGTTGCGGGAACGTCAGCGAACCCTGACCGGCGTACTTGTTTCGGTGCGCAAGCCCACCATCGCGGCTTTGCCGGGACCGGCGGCTGGCGCCGGGCTTGCGATCGCACTCGCTTGCGACCTTCGTATTGCAGCCGAATCCGCGATCATGACGACTGGCTACGCCAGGATTGCGCTCACCGGCGATTACGGCATTTCGTGGCTGCTGACCCGGCTGGCGGGGACGGCGCGTGCCCGCGAACTGATGTTCTTGTCTGAACGGATCACTGCACGGCGCTGCGAAGAATTGGGCCTTATCAATCGCGTGGTGCCCGATTCCGAACTGCAAAGCGCAGCATTCGAAATGGCGAGAGGATTGGCGAATGGCCCGGCGAGCGCCTATGCCTCCATGAAGGACAATCTCGACCTTGCGCTGTCGGCCGACTTCCTGACGTCACTGGATCAGGAGGCCGAGAGGATGGTCCTCGCGGCGGGCACTGCGCAGCACACCGAAGCCGTCCGGGCATTTATCGAGAAACGTCCGCCGACTTACAGGTGA
- a CDS encoding helix-turn-helix domain-containing protein — protein sequence MKKLSTQPCMIARSLAIVGDAWSMLIMRDAHGGLTRFDDFRKSLGIAPTMLTGRLSALVEEGLLEKRRYSDRPPRDEYVLTEAGRDFLPVLFAIGAWGRKHRGGGKMIRFYDAEGGTEIDPLTIDRATGAPIGTRSIRIAPVE from the coding sequence ATGAAAAAACTTTCGACCCAACCCTGTATGATCGCCCGGAGCCTGGCGATTGTCGGGGACGCGTGGAGCATGTTGATCATGCGCGACGCCCATGGAGGCCTGACCCGCTTCGATGACTTTCGAAAGAGTCTCGGTATCGCGCCAACGATGCTGACAGGGCGGCTTTCAGCCCTCGTCGAGGAAGGGCTGCTGGAGAAACGTCGTTATTCGGACCGTCCGCCACGGGACGAATATGTGCTGACGGAAGCCGGGCGCGACTTTTTGCCGGTGCTCTTCGCGATCGGCGCGTGGGGACGCAAGCATCGCGGCGGAGGCAAGATGATCCGGTTCTACGACGCCGAGGGCGGAACGGAGATCGATCCCCTTACGATCGACCGTGCGACCGGGGCTCCGATCGGAACGCGTTCCATTCGTATCGCGCCAGTCGAATGA
- a CDS encoding alpha/beta fold hydrolase, whose protein sequence is MSNYVSHPGSVVRYVDAPNLSISAAGITFAYRDIGPRTGVPLILLNHWAAVLDNFDPRIVDGLATRHRVIAIDYQGIGASSGKAPVTVGEMARDTIALVAALGFEKIDLLGFSLGGFVAQEIALKAPGLVRKLILTGTGPAGGEGIEKVGPVSWPLMIKGLLTLRDPKFYLFFTSTANGRRAAKAFLARLKERKADRDKAATPAALLRQLKAIKSWGQQAPQDLGSIRIPVLIANGDNDIMVPTANSADMARRIPGAQLVIYEDAGHGGIFQYHADFVLKALSFLDA, encoded by the coding sequence ATGTCAAACTATGTCAGCCACCCGGGATCGGTCGTGCGCTATGTCGATGCGCCGAATCTCTCGATCAGTGCCGCAGGAATAACCTTCGCCTATCGCGATATCGGTCCGCGCACCGGCGTGCCGCTGATCCTTCTCAACCATTGGGCCGCGGTTCTCGACAATTTCGATCCGCGGATCGTCGATGGCCTCGCCACTAGGCATCGTGTGATCGCGATCGACTACCAGGGTATCGGCGCTTCAAGCGGGAAAGCGCCTGTTACCGTTGGCGAAATGGCGCGAGATACAATTGCTCTGGTCGCCGCGCTGGGTTTTGAAAAGATCGATCTGCTCGGCTTTTCCCTCGGCGGCTTCGTGGCGCAGGAGATCGCGCTGAAGGCCCCTGGTCTCGTGCGAAAGCTGATTCTGACCGGCACGGGCCCGGCAGGCGGCGAAGGTATCGAGAAAGTTGGGCCGGTGTCGTGGCCGCTGATGATCAAAGGCTTGCTGACTTTGCGAGACCCGAAATTCTACCTGTTCTTCACCTCGACGGCCAATGGCCGCCGAGCCGCAAAGGCTTTTCTCGCAAGGCTGAAGGAGCGCAAGGCAGATCGGGACAAAGCAGCCACACCAGCGGCCTTGTTGCGGCAGCTCAAGGCGATCAAGAGCTGGGGCCAGCAGGCGCCTCAGGATCTCGGCAGCATCCGCATCCCGGTCCTGATCGCGAATGGCGATAACGATATCATGGTGCCGACCGCAAACAGCGCCGACATGGCACGGCGTATCCCTGGCGCACAATTGGTCATCTACGAAGATGCCGGGCATGGCGGGATTTTCCAGTACCACGCCGATTTCGTGCTGAAGGCGCTGTCCTTCCTCGACGCTTGA
- a CDS encoding NADP-dependent oxidoreductase, whose translation MKAFVVDKYQTKGALRPVTMPEPELRDDDVLVRVHATAVNVLDSKLRDGEFKLILPYRPPFILGHDVAGTVVRVGRSVRRFKAGDEVYARPRDHRIGTFAEFIAMNEADVAPKPANISMEEAASIPLVGLTAWQALVEVGKLKPGQKVFIQAGSGGVGTFAIQLAKHLGAVVATTTSAKNVEMVKSLGADLVIDYKTQDFEKILSGYDLVLHSQDAKTLDKSLRVLKPGGLLISISGPPDPEFAREQGMNLFLKLVMRLLSHGVRKKAGKLGVRFSFLFMRAQGQQLREITSLIESGVIRPLVDKVFAFEKTGDALAYVETGRAKGKVVIKVAD comes from the coding sequence ATGAAGGCATTCGTCGTCGACAAATACCAGACGAAAGGCGCTCTGCGCCCGGTAACCATGCCAGAACCGGAGTTGCGGGACGATGATGTTCTGGTCCGGGTTCACGCAACTGCCGTAAACGTGCTGGACTCCAAGCTCAGGGATGGAGAATTCAAACTCATCCTGCCGTATCGTCCGCCCTTCATTCTGGGCCACGATGTTGCCGGGACGGTCGTCAGGGTTGGCCGCAGTGTCAGGCGGTTCAAGGCAGGCGACGAGGTCTATGCACGGCCGCGCGATCATCGGATCGGAACATTCGCCGAATTCATTGCCATGAATGAAGCCGACGTCGCGCCGAAGCCTGCGAACATCAGCATGGAAGAGGCAGCGTCGATCCCGCTGGTGGGGCTGACGGCCTGGCAGGCGCTCGTCGAGGTGGGCAAGCTGAAGCCTGGTCAGAAGGTTTTCATCCAAGCCGGCTCCGGCGGGGTGGGAACTTTCGCGATCCAGCTCGCCAAGCATCTCGGCGCGGTCGTGGCGACGACGACGAGCGCGAAGAATGTCGAAATGGTCAAGAGCCTCGGCGCCGACCTGGTCATCGACTACAAGACGCAGGATTTCGAGAAGATCTTGTCAGGCTATGATCTGGTCCTGCACAGCCAGGACGCCAAGACGCTTGATAAATCTCTGCGGGTGCTCAAGCCGGGCGGCCTGCTCATTTCGATCTCCGGGCCGCCCGACCCCGAATTCGCCAGGGAGCAGGGCATGAACCTTTTCCTGAAATTGGTGATGCGCTTGCTGAGCCATGGTGTGCGGAAGAAAGCCGGAAAACTTGGTGTGCGCTTCTCGTTCCTGTTCATGCGCGCGCAGGGACAGCAGCTACGCGAAATCACGTCCTTGATCGAATCCGGCGTGATCCGTCCGCTCGTTGACAAGGTTTTCGCGTTCGAAAAAACCGGCGATGCGCTCGCCTATGTCGAGACCGGGCGCGCAAAGGGCAAGGTCGTGATCAAGGTGGCAGACTAG
- a CDS encoding SDR family oxidoreductase — protein MTQSSPGTQTSTQEVALIVGGGPGISSSCARLFAENGMRVAVAARNPEKAVLETLEKMHGVRRYACDASEPAAVAQLFANVAREIGAPRLVVHNIDGRVPGIFRKGILEADPMMALETIRNSAFSAFLVGQQAARLMLGNEPDVNGARGTIIFTNASAALKGFPSSGAFAMACHAKSGLAQSMARELMPQGIHVANVPIDAAIGWTQEDGTRAHRLAGTTVDDNMADPVHIAETYLQLHRQHRSTWAFEVVLRPWVEKW, from the coding sequence ATGACCCAGTCCAGCCCCGGCACTCAGACTTCTACACAGGAGGTTGCGCTCATAGTGGGTGGTGGCCCGGGCATCAGTTCGAGTTGCGCCAGGCTGTTCGCCGAAAACGGGATGCGTGTCGCCGTCGCGGCCAGGAATCCGGAAAAAGCCGTCCTTGAGACTCTCGAAAAGATGCACGGCGTGCGTCGGTACGCCTGCGATGCAAGCGAACCGGCGGCCGTGGCTCAACTGTTCGCGAACGTCGCTCGAGAGATCGGAGCGCCGAGGCTCGTCGTGCATAACATCGATGGCCGCGTTCCCGGCATTTTCCGCAAGGGCATTCTCGAAGCCGACCCGATGATGGCGCTCGAAACAATCCGAAACTCGGCATTCAGCGCGTTTCTGGTAGGTCAACAGGCAGCTCGGCTCATGCTCGGAAACGAACCCGACGTCAATGGTGCGAGAGGAACGATCATCTTTACGAACGCCAGCGCGGCGCTCAAGGGCTTTCCATCAAGTGGTGCATTTGCGATGGCGTGCCATGCCAAGTCCGGACTCGCGCAAAGCATGGCGAGAGAATTGATGCCGCAGGGAATCCATGTGGCGAATGTGCCGATCGATGCCGCGATCGGTTGGACTCAGGAGGACGGGACCCGCGCGCACCGGCTGGCGGGAACGACTGTGGACGACAACATGGCCGACCCTGTCCATATCGCGGAAACCTATCTGCAGCTGCACCGCCAGCACCGGTCGACCTGGGCTTTTGAAGTCGTGCTGCGGCCGTGGGTCGAGAAATGGTAA
- a CDS encoding class I adenylate-forming enzyme family protein, with protein sequence MRSVDELTAAELLDGLPSRVHEVYAPFVRDIPDHPAFMEGGRAWSYRQFSDAVDAAAKNLAGLGIRPGDRVIIASENSVALGVMLFAASKLDAWGIPVNPRLSPREIDLIATHSGARRVLFNSALSKEAADHATRAGAIIGAVGPFGGIGIGPLNADAETEPVEEDGARQVAGLLYTSGTTGAPKGVMLSHRNLLFTARTSGILRRSGPGDRIYGVLPMSHIVGYSILLISTLMHGGTLHVVAKADPAALAHAIAEEGITSLFGVPATYQRLLEHKAVKGIQQLERGSLRIMAVAGAPLDLDLKKRIEDEFGIPLLNNYGITECSPGLTGVRSEQPVPDESVGPFLPGIEHRIVDGRGKEVATGEVGELHVRGPNIMLGYYRAPDLTAAAIDEQGWFNTGDLARVNGKGNLYIAGRTKELIIRSGFNVYPAEVEAVLNAHDQVVQSAVVGRKVEGNEEVVAFVQLLPGASIGAEDLKAYTAQLLTSYKRPSELIVLDALPSASTGKILKHKLREMANEQAAPKTSRAAAAG encoded by the coding sequence ATGAGGAGCGTGGACGAGCTCACAGCAGCCGAACTGCTGGACGGCCTGCCGTCCAGGGTGCACGAGGTCTACGCACCGTTCGTGCGGGATATTCCGGATCATCCGGCCTTCATGGAAGGCGGGCGTGCCTGGAGCTACCGGCAGTTCTCGGATGCAGTCGACGCTGCGGCAAAGAATCTCGCCGGATTGGGCATCAGGCCCGGCGATCGCGTGATCATTGCCAGCGAGAACAGCGTGGCCCTCGGCGTGATGCTCTTCGCAGCGAGCAAGCTCGATGCCTGGGGTATTCCGGTCAATCCCCGCCTTTCGCCACGAGAGATCGACCTGATCGCGACGCACAGCGGCGCCAGACGCGTTCTGTTCAACTCGGCGCTGTCGAAGGAAGCGGCCGATCATGCCACTCGCGCCGGTGCGATAATCGGCGCCGTCGGGCCGTTCGGCGGAATCGGCATCGGTCCTCTCAATGCGGATGCCGAAACGGAGCCCGTCGAGGAGGATGGCGCTCGCCAGGTCGCGGGCCTTTTATACACCTCGGGCACGACCGGTGCACCGAAGGGCGTCATGCTGAGTCACCGCAACCTCCTCTTCACCGCAAGGACGTCGGGGATCCTTCGCCGGAGCGGTCCAGGCGACCGCATTTACGGCGTGCTGCCGATGTCGCACATCGTCGGGTATTCGATCTTGCTGATCTCGACGCTGATGCACGGCGGCACGTTGCATGTCGTGGCCAAGGCCGATCCCGCTGCGCTGGCTCACGCCATCGCCGAGGAAGGGATTACGAGCCTGTTTGGCGTACCTGCCACATATCAGCGTCTGCTCGAACACAAGGCGGTCAAGGGCATCCAACAGCTCGAACGGGGCAGCCTGCGGATCATGGCCGTCGCCGGCGCTCCGCTCGACCTCGATCTCAAGAAGCGGATCGAGGACGAGTTCGGAATTCCGCTGCTGAACAATTACGGCATCACGGAATGCTCACCGGGACTCACGGGGGTCCGTTCGGAGCAGCCTGTCCCGGACGAGTCGGTCGGCCCGTTTCTTCCTGGCATTGAGCACCGGATCGTGGACGGGCGAGGAAAAGAGGTGGCGACCGGAGAGGTGGGCGAACTGCACGTTCGAGGTCCGAACATCATGCTCGGCTACTATCGTGCGCCCGACCTGACAGCGGCGGCGATCGATGAGCAGGGATGGTTCAACACGGGGGATCTCGCGCGGGTGAACGGCAAGGGGAATCTCTACATCGCTGGTCGCACCAAGGAGCTTATCATCCGCTCCGGCTTCAACGTTTATCCCGCCGAGGTGGAGGCGGTCCTGAACGCTCACGACCAGGTCGTTCAGTCGGCCGTCGTCGGACGAAAGGTCGAGGGCAACGAGGAGGTCGTCGCATTCGTTCAGCTTCTCCCCGGCGCGAGCATCGGCGCGGAAGACCTCAAGGCGTACACGGCCCAATTGCTCACGTCCTACAAGCGTCCGAGCGAACTGATCGTGCTTGACGCTCTGCCCTCGGCCTCCACCGGCAAGATACTGAAGCACAAGCTACGGGAGATGGCGAACGAACAGGCCGCCCCGAAGACGTCCCGCGCTGCAGCTGCTGGCTGA
- a CDS encoding ABC transporter substrate-binding protein, protein MIVAALAASIAGAHAQTPGVTESEIKIGATFPFSGPASPLSNTGKGMIAYVNSINERGGINGRKINLVTYDDAYSPPKTVEQTRKLVESDEVAFLFGPLGTPGISATIKYVNAKKVPHLFVVSGVTKFTNFAEFPMTTTGLPSYDTEGRIYAKYITQTRPDAKIAILYQNDDLGKDFVNAFKGYLKDDFDKKVVASSYEVTEPTIDSHVVSLKSSGASAFLVAGTPKFAAQAIKKADEIAWKPLFLINFVSSSVSSTIVPAGPEKAVGIVAATITKDPNDKKWADDPGIKWYREFFAKYLPGADIGDNNYLFGTQQGQLLEQVLKQCGNDLSRENIVRQSRSIRGLSLPTVIPGVIINTGPESSMAYTQLQLQRWNGTTWEQFGSVLSADGK, encoded by the coding sequence ATGATTGTAGCCGCGCTCGCGGCATCCATAGCCGGCGCGCATGCGCAGACGCCGGGCGTCACTGAATCCGAGATAAAGATAGGAGCGACGTTCCCTTTCAGCGGCCCCGCTTCGCCGCTCAGCAATACCGGAAAGGGCATGATCGCCTACGTCAACTCAATCAACGAGCGTGGCGGCATCAACGGGCGGAAGATAAACCTCGTCACCTACGACGATGCCTACAGTCCCCCCAAGACGGTGGAGCAGACCAGGAAACTCGTGGAAAGTGACGAGGTGGCGTTCCTGTTCGGCCCGCTGGGTACGCCCGGCATCAGCGCTACTATCAAATACGTCAACGCGAAGAAAGTCCCGCATCTGTTTGTCGTGAGCGGAGTCACGAAATTCACGAACTTCGCTGAATTCCCCATGACCACGACGGGATTGCCAAGCTACGACACCGAAGGACGAATCTACGCGAAATACATCACCCAGACCCGGCCGGACGCGAAGATTGCCATCCTGTATCAGAACGACGATCTGGGTAAGGACTTCGTCAATGCATTCAAGGGCTATTTGAAGGACGATTTCGACAAGAAAGTCGTCGCGTCGTCCTACGAAGTGACGGAGCCGACCATTGATTCCCACGTCGTTTCGCTGAAATCGTCTGGCGCATCGGCGTTTTTGGTGGCCGGCACGCCAAAATTCGCAGCGCAGGCCATCAAGAAGGCCGATGAGATAGCCTGGAAGCCGCTGTTCCTGATCAACTTCGTTTCGAGCTCGGTGTCTTCGACCATCGTCCCCGCAGGACCGGAAAAGGCCGTAGGCATAGTCGCCGCGACGATCACGAAGGACCCGAATGACAAGAAGTGGGCCGACGATCCCGGCATCAAATGGTATCGCGAATTCTTCGCCAAATACCTGCCGGGCGCAGATATCGGAGACAACAATTACCTGTTCGGGACCCAGCAGGGACAGCTCCTGGAGCAGGTGCTCAAGCAATGTGGCAACGATCTCTCGCGGGAGAATATCGTCAGGCAATCGCGCAGCATCCGCGGGCTGTCGCTTCCCACTGTCATACCAGGTGTCATCATCAACACGGGCCCCGAAAGCAGTATGGCGTATACGCAGCTGCAGCTGCAGCGCTGGAACGGGACCACGTGGGAGCAATTTGGTAGTGTACTCAGCGCCGACGGGAAGTGA
- a CDS encoding NADH:flavin oxidoreductase, with product MSSGVLFRPFKLKGLNLPNRVVMAPMTRSFSPGGIPTEDVAQYYRRRAEGAVGLIISEGTGVDRPASLNDPNVPRFHGEKELAGWRRVVDEVHASGSLMAPQLWHVGAVRTRAKDWSPPGPYDSPSGLSRPEKKFGEPMSEEDIADAIRAFADAALAAKRLGFDAVELHGAHGYLIDQFFWEGTNRREDAYGGKDLPGRARFAADIVHAVRNSVGPDFPILLRISQWKQQDYDVKLADTPRALEAWLKPLVDAGVDILHCSQRRFWEPEFDGSDLNFAGWAKKVTGVPTISVGSVGLTGEFIAAYGGESSRPASLDELIRRLDREEFDLVAVGRALLQDPQWLLKIRDGRTGELMAFERTAFAALS from the coding sequence ATGTCCAGCGGCGTTCTTTTCCGGCCTTTCAAGCTGAAAGGGCTGAACTTGCCGAACCGGGTCGTGATGGCGCCGATGACGCGCTCATTCTCTCCGGGCGGAATCCCGACCGAGGACGTCGCGCAATATTACCGCCGGCGTGCCGAAGGAGCGGTCGGCCTCATTATCTCGGAGGGCACGGGTGTGGATCGTCCGGCATCCTTGAACGATCCGAATGTTCCCCGTTTTCACGGGGAGAAGGAGTTGGCGGGATGGCGGCGTGTGGTCGACGAGGTGCATGCCTCCGGTAGCCTGATGGCACCGCAGCTATGGCACGTCGGAGCCGTTCGCACCCGCGCCAAGGATTGGTCTCCTCCGGGCCCCTACGACAGTCCGTCCGGCCTGTCGCGACCGGAGAAGAAATTCGGCGAGCCGATGAGCGAAGAGGACATCGCAGACGCCATTCGCGCTTTCGCCGATGCGGCGCTTGCCGCGAAGCGCCTGGGGTTCGACGCCGTCGAATTGCACGGCGCGCACGGCTATCTGATCGATCAATTCTTCTGGGAAGGCACCAATCGCCGCGAGGATGCCTATGGAGGCAAGGACCTGCCGGGCCGGGCGCGGTTTGCCGCTGATATCGTTCACGCCGTGCGCAACTCGGTCGGACCCGACTTTCCGATATTGCTGCGGATCAGCCAGTGGAAACAGCAGGACTACGACGTGAAACTGGCCGATACGCCTCGCGCGTTGGAAGCCTGGCTCAAACCGCTGGTCGACGCGGGGGTCGATATCCTGCATTGCTCGCAACGGCGCTTCTGGGAGCCGGAGTTCGATGGTTCCGATTTGAACTTCGCCGGATGGGCCAAAAAGGTGACGGGGGTGCCGACGATCTCGGTCGGGTCGGTCGGCCTGACCGGCGAATTCATCGCCGCATATGGCGGGGAGAGCTCCCGTCCGGCGTCCCTCGACGAGCTGATCCGCCGCCTCGATCGAGAGGAGTTCGATCTTGTCGCGGTGGGGCGAGCGCTGCTTCAGGATCCCCAATGGCTCCTGAAGATACGCGACGGCAGGACGGGAGAATTGATGGCCTTCGAACGGACTGCGTTCGCTGCGCTGAGCTAA
- a CDS encoding MATE family efflux transporter produces the protein MLEGAILPTMLRLIVGNLAVIVVQAALVLMEAYYISWLGYDAVAGITLVVPLVTLMLTMSTAGIGGGVSAVVAQALGARRLELADAAALHAIILGILFGLGFTAAELLGGPALFRAMGATGGALEAAVTYGGVFFAGMTALWLYNILTSILRGAAILRLPSLVTLVGAAVTLILSPALIMGWGPLPQLGIVGAGLATVIFYVGATTFLAVYILSGRTQINPLRCRRIELRVFWQVLRIGLPAAANNLVTSGTLLLIAWLVAHFGTEALAGYGIGSRLEGAQIPVFAGIGTAVIAMVGANMGAGQVARAERIAWIGAGLAAGVSGAIGVFGFSLPAVWIGLFSSDPAVLDAGIGYLRTVAPAFPFVGIAGTLFFASLGAGRPFWPLFFASTRLVVAVGGGALAGIALGGGLEAVYAAINVGLIIYGGGTALAFGLGSWRCRTA, from the coding sequence ATGCTGGAGGGCGCGATCCTTCCCACGATGCTGCGGCTCATCGTCGGCAATCTCGCCGTCATCGTCGTACAGGCGGCGCTTGTCCTGATGGAAGCCTACTACATCAGCTGGCTCGGATATGACGCGGTAGCGGGCATTACGCTGGTGGTCCCCCTGGTGACGCTCATGCTGACGATGTCGACGGCGGGGATCGGTGGTGGCGTGTCGGCAGTCGTTGCCCAGGCTCTGGGCGCGCGGCGCTTGGAGTTGGCCGACGCCGCTGCGCTGCACGCGATCATCCTCGGTATCCTGTTCGGTCTTGGATTCACCGCCGCCGAGCTGCTCGGCGGGCCAGCCCTGTTTCGTGCCATGGGGGCCACGGGCGGCGCGCTCGAAGCCGCCGTCACCTATGGCGGGGTGTTCTTCGCCGGCATGACTGCGCTTTGGCTCTACAATATCCTGACCTCGATCCTGCGGGGGGCGGCCATATTGCGCCTGCCGTCCCTCGTGACGCTTGTCGGGGCCGCGGTGACCCTGATCCTTTCGCCGGCACTCATCATGGGCTGGGGGCCGCTGCCGCAGCTCGGGATTGTCGGCGCCGGGCTGGCCACGGTGATCTTCTACGTCGGCGCGACCACTTTCCTGGCCGTCTATATCCTGTCGGGCCGCACGCAGATCAATCCGCTTCGCTGCCGACGGATCGAGCTCCGCGTGTTCTGGCAGGTCCTGCGCATCGGTCTGCCGGCAGCGGCGAACAACCTCGTGACGAGCGGCACGCTGCTGCTGATCGCATGGCTGGTCGCGCATTTCGGCACCGAGGCTCTTGCCGGCTACGGAATCGGCTCGCGCCTCGAGGGGGCGCAGATCCCGGTCTTTGCCGGCATCGGCACTGCGGTCATCGCCATGGTCGGCGCGAACATGGGTGCTGGCCAGGTGGCAAGGGCCGAGCGCATCGCCTGGATCGGCGCCGGTCTCGCCGCCGGCGTATCCGGTGCAATCGGGGTGTTCGGATTCTCGTTGCCGGCGGTCTGGATCGGCTTGTTCAGCAGCGATCCAGCCGTGCTGGATGCCGGCATCGGCTATCTGCGTACGGTTGCGCCGGCCTTCCCATTCGTCGGCATTGCCGGCACGCTCTTCTTCGCGTCGCTCGGCGCTGGCCGCCCGTTCTGGCCGCTCTTCTTTGCGAGCACGCGGCTCGTCGTCGCCGTCGGGGGCGGTGCGTTGGCCGGCATCGCGCTCGGCGGTGGCCTCGAGGCGGTTTATGCCGCTATCAATGTCGGCTTGATCATCTATGGTGGCGGCACTGCGCTGGCCTTCGGGCTCGGCTCTTGGCGCTGTCGAACGGCATGA
- a CDS encoding YciI family protein: MQYAFLIYRDEAAFDAERGNAAAMQHLGARHIAFSQEVGNARIAGAGLKSVALATTVRTAADGVQVVHDGPFADAKEQLGGFYVIDAPDLDAAIMIAKKIPFLKDGAVEIRPVLG, from the coding sequence ATGCAATACGCTTTCTTGATCTATCGAGACGAAGCCGCTTTTGACGCCGAGCGCGGCAATGCCGCCGCGATGCAGCACCTCGGCGCCAGGCACATTGCATTCAGTCAGGAGGTCGGTAACGCGAGGATCGCCGGCGCAGGCCTCAAGAGCGTCGCTCTTGCAACAACCGTTCGCACGGCCGCCGACGGCGTTCAGGTCGTTCACGATGGCCCGTTTGCCGACGCCAAGGAACAGCTCGGCGGATTCTACGTCATCGATGCGCCCGACCTCGACGCCGCCATCATGATCGCCAAGAAGATTCCGTTTCTGAAAGACGGCGCCGTCGAGATCCGGCCCGTATTGGGCTAG